Proteins from a genomic interval of Youhaiella tibetensis:
- a CDS encoding MDR family MFS transporter codes for MILAVALFMEQLDSTVISTSLPAIAADIGTEPVALKLALTSYLVSLAIFIPISGWMSDRFGARNIFRLAILVFVMGSVACAFSNSLPTFVISRFFQGAGASMMTPVGRLLLVRSTPRNELVSAMAWLTIPALIGPLVGPPLGGFLTTYLSWHWIFWINVPIGLAGIVFASRYLPVLDVRTPRPIDFVGFVLTSIAFSGLVFGLSVVSLPALPIVYGYLTIAVGVTAGLLYLLHARRTEYPLLDPRMFRYPLFRAAALGGNIFRVGVGAIPFLLPLMLQLAFGLNPAESGLVTFVSAIGAITSKFLAERTYARFGFRTVLSFGAGVGGFFIFVNGFFSPGMPIALIMGVLLLTGLLRSITFTGVNALSFADVDEADMSQATAINAVMQQLSIATGVALAGALLEISSRTHAGPLNLNDFHVAFWVVGIFSACAALSFLRLAPDAGHQVSGHRAPGGNAFAESKE; via the coding sequence CTGATCCTTGCGGTCGCGCTGTTCATGGAACAGCTCGATTCCACGGTCATTTCCACGTCCCTGCCCGCCATCGCCGCCGATATCGGCACCGAGCCCGTGGCGCTGAAGCTGGCGCTGACCTCGTACCTGGTCTCGCTCGCCATCTTCATCCCCATCAGCGGGTGGATGTCGGACCGGTTCGGCGCCCGCAACATCTTCCGGCTGGCGATCCTGGTCTTCGTGATGGGTTCTGTGGCCTGCGCCTTCTCCAATTCGCTGCCGACCTTCGTCATCTCGCGCTTCTTCCAGGGGGCTGGCGCTTCGATGATGACCCCGGTGGGCCGCCTGCTCCTCGTGCGCTCGACGCCGCGCAACGAGCTCGTTTCGGCAATGGCCTGGCTCACCATCCCTGCCCTTATCGGCCCGCTCGTCGGCCCGCCGCTCGGCGGTTTCCTCACCACCTACCTTTCCTGGCACTGGATCTTCTGGATCAACGTGCCGATCGGGCTGGCCGGCATCGTCTTCGCCTCGCGCTACCTGCCGGTGCTCGACGTGCGCACGCCCCGACCCATCGATTTCGTCGGGTTCGTCCTCACCAGCATCGCCTTCTCGGGCCTGGTCTTCGGCCTCTCGGTGGTCAGCCTGCCGGCCCTGCCCATCGTCTACGGCTATCTCACCATCGCCGTCGGCGTCACGGCGGGCCTGCTCTACCTGCTCCATGCCCGGCGCACCGAGTATCCGCTGCTCGATCCCAGGATGTTCCGCTACCCCCTCTTCCGTGCCGCCGCGCTCGGTGGCAACATCTTCCGCGTCGGGGTGGGCGCCATCCCCTTCCTGCTGCCGCTGATGCTCCAGCTCGCCTTCGGGCTTAACCCGGCCGAATCCGGCCTTGTCACCTTCGTGAGCGCCATTGGCGCCATCACCTCCAAGTTCCTGGCCGAGCGCACCTATGCGCGTTTCGGGTTCCGCACCGTGCTCAGCTTCGGCGCGGGCGTGGGCGGGTTCTTCATCTTCGTCAACGGCTTCTTCTCGCCGGGCATGCCGATTGCGCTCATCATGGGCGTCCTGCTGCTTACGGGTCTGCTGCGCTCCATCACCTTCACTGGCGTCAACGCCCTCAGCTTTGCCGATGTGGATGAAGCCGACATGAGCCAGGCCACCGCCATCAACGCGGTCATGCAGCAGCTTTCGATCGCCACCGGCGTCGCCCTTGCCGGCGCGCTGCTCGAAATCTCCTCGCGCACCCATGCCGGGCCGCTCAACCTCAACGACTTCCACGTCGCGTTCTGGGTCGTCGGCATCTTCTCGGCCTGCGCGGCGCTGTCGTTCCTGCGCCTGGCGCCCGATGCCGGCCACCAGGTTTCGGGACACCGCGCACCGGGCGGAAACGCCTTCGCGGAAAGCAAAGAGTGA
- a CDS encoding TspO/MBR family protein, which produces MNSLAIDYRSPRSLVILAIFLVVVIGMGALIGINTAPGEWYASLNKPPFNPPNWVFGPVWFTLYVLIAIAGWRTFMRDSGGTEMKAWFGQMLLNWAWSPVWFTLHLLWPAFAVIVVMWLLIVAFIAGSWRKDRVSAWLFVPYLAWVSFASLLNLSVAILN; this is translated from the coding sequence ATGAACAGCCTCGCAATCGACTATCGCAGCCCCAGGTCCCTGGTGATCCTCGCCATTTTCCTGGTCGTCGTCATCGGCATGGGCGCGCTGATCGGCATCAACACCGCCCCGGGCGAGTGGTACGCCTCGCTCAACAAGCCGCCGTTCAACCCGCCCAACTGGGTATTCGGCCCGGTATGGTTCACGCTCTACGTGCTCATCGCCATCGCCGGCTGGCGCACCTTCATGCGCGACAGCGGCGGCACCGAGATGAAGGCGTGGTTTGGCCAGATGCTCCTCAACTGGGCGTGGTCGCCGGTGTGGTTCACGCTGCACCTGCTCTGGCCGGCCTTCGCCGTGATCGTCGTGATGTGGCTGCTGATCGTGGCGTTCATTGCCGGCTCGTGGCGCAAGGACCGGGTCTCGGCGTGGCTGTTCGTGCCGTACCTCGCCTGGGTCAGCTTCGCGTCCCTGTTGAATCTATCTGTCGCCATCCTCAACTAA
- a CDS encoding DUF2147 domain-containing protein, translated as MAIKQLVLATLFCVPALTAFAQEPNPEGTWRDEYGTIFQISLCGDGTGLCAKLIDVQGKSRTEENLAYVNQQVLQADQTAEAEWKGTVIYNGSEAGATINQNGPDTLSITGCRMILCQTLVFNRM; from the coding sequence TTGGCTATCAAGCAACTGGTTCTCGCCACTCTTTTCTGCGTGCCTGCGTTGACGGCCTTCGCGCAGGAGCCGAACCCCGAGGGGACGTGGCGCGACGAATACGGGACGATCTTCCAGATATCGCTGTGCGGCGACGGCACGGGGCTGTGCGCCAAGCTCATCGACGTGCAGGGCAAGTCGCGGACGGAAGAGAACCTGGCCTATGTCAACCAGCAGGTGCTGCAGGCAGACCAGACCGCCGAGGCGGAGTGGAAGGGCACGGTGATCTACAACGGCAGCGAAGCGGGAGCGACCATCAACCAGAACGGTCCCGATACGCTCAGCATCACCGGCTGCCGGATGATCCTTTGCCAGACCCTGGTCTTCAACCGCATGTGA
- a CDS encoding DUF1349 domain-containing protein → MPVWHNDPPIWGEEGGVLAVTTARETDFWNNTFYGFLHDNGHFYAEPVEGDFSAELQVSADYAELYDQAGLMLRVDERNWLKAGVEFTDGYMHFSVVVTRDDQSDWSVLRLDGASSQPVTLRLTRHAEALRVQLLVGGEWRLVRLAYLAMPPSVEIGRMCCSPVGEGLEVRFDRYVIGPPIAKELHA, encoded by the coding sequence ATGCCAGTCTGGCACAACGACCCACCCATCTGGGGCGAGGAAGGCGGCGTGCTCGCTGTCACCACCGCCCGGGAAACCGACTTCTGGAACAACACCTTCTACGGCTTCCTCCACGACAACGGCCATTTCTATGCCGAGCCGGTCGAGGGCGATTTCAGCGCCGAGCTGCAGGTCTCGGCTGACTATGCCGAACTCTACGACCAGGCCGGGCTGATGCTGCGCGTTGACGAGCGGAACTGGCTCAAGGCCGGGGTCGAGTTCACCGACGGCTACATGCATTTCTCGGTGGTAGTGACGCGCGACGACCAGTCGGACTGGTCGGTGCTTCGGCTCGACGGAGCCTCCTCGCAACCGGTGACCCTGCGTCTCACCCGCCACGCCGAAGCGTTGCGGGTGCAGTTGCTGGTTGGCGGCGAGTGGCGCCTCGTGCGCCTGGCCTACCTCGCGATGCCCCCATCGGTCGAGATCGGACGCATGTGCTGCTCGCCGGTCGGCGAAGGGCTCGAGGTGCGCTTCGACCGTTACGTCATCGGCCCGCCCATCGCCAAGGAATTGCACGCTTGA
- a CDS encoding MFS transporter, with translation MRLTPLILAVALFMENMDSTVIATSLADIARDIGTEPIALKLALTSYLVALAIFIPVSSWMADRFGARNVFRGAMAVFVLGSVACAHSNSLTAFVAARFLQGMGGAMMTPVARLVLVRATPRNELVNAMAWLTIPGLIGPIVGPPFGGFLTTYLSWHWIFLINVPIGILGIWLVGAFLPDTKRNAPRAIDFPGFFLAGSAFAFFVFGVSVVSLPALPTYYGFIAMVLGVVLGGFYVAHALRVEHPLLDLRLLRFPYFRTAVVAGTFFRLGLGATPFLFPLMLQLVFGMTAFESGMVTFSSAIGALAAKFVATWLFERFGFRNTLALATFVTTLGIAAFAFYDATTPGAIIIGILIISGFAQSTFWTGSNAFTFADIDDKDVGGANVIAQVWGQLTFALGVALGGGILEASHLMRGGELVVADFRIAFAIVAAVCAVSVIMFLRLPRDAGRHLAQEGVGASGGE, from the coding sequence ATGCGCCTGACGCCACTTATCCTCGCCGTCGCCTTGTTCATGGAGAACATGGATTCGACGGTGATCGCGACGTCACTGGCCGATATCGCAAGGGATATCGGGACCGAACCCATCGCCCTCAAGCTGGCGCTCACCTCCTACCTCGTCGCCCTCGCCATCTTTATCCCCGTCTCCAGCTGGATGGCAGACCGCTTCGGCGCACGTAACGTCTTCCGCGGCGCCATGGCGGTCTTCGTCCTCGGCTCGGTCGCCTGCGCGCACTCCAACTCCCTCACCGCCTTCGTCGCCGCACGGTTCCTGCAAGGCATGGGCGGCGCGATGATGACGCCGGTGGCGCGTCTCGTCCTCGTGCGGGCCACCCCGCGCAACGAACTGGTCAACGCCATGGCCTGGCTCACGATTCCGGGGCTCATCGGCCCCATCGTCGGCCCGCCGTTCGGCGGGTTCCTCACCACCTATCTTTCCTGGCACTGGATCTTCCTCATCAACGTGCCGATCGGGATCCTGGGCATCTGGCTCGTCGGCGCCTTCCTGCCCGACACCAAGCGCAACGCGCCACGAGCCATCGATTTTCCGGGCTTTTTCCTCGCCGGCTCCGCCTTCGCCTTCTTCGTCTTCGGCGTCTCGGTGGTGAGCCTGCCGGCGCTGCCGACCTATTACGGCTTCATCGCCATGGTGCTGGGCGTCGTGCTGGGCGGGTTCTATGTCGCCCATGCGCTGCGGGTCGAGCATCCCCTGCTCGACCTGCGCCTCCTGCGCTTCCCCTACTTCCGCACCGCCGTCGTGGCCGGCACCTTCTTCCGGCTGGGGCTTGGCGCCACGCCCTTCCTCTTCCCGCTCATGCTGCAACTGGTCTTCGGCATGACGGCGTTCGAATCGGGGATGGTCACCTTCTCGAGCGCCATCGGCGCCCTCGCCGCCAAGTTCGTGGCGACCTGGCTCTTCGAAAGGTTCGGCTTCCGCAATACGCTGGCGCTGGCCACCTTCGTCACCACGCTCGGCATCGCCGCCTTCGCCTTCTACGACGCCACCACGCCCGGCGCGATCATCATCGGCATACTCATCATCTCGGGCTTCGCCCAGTCCACCTTCTGGACCGGCAGCAATGCCTTCACCTTCGCCGATATCGACGACAAGGATGTCGGGGGCGCCAATGTCATTGCGCAGGTCTGGGGCCAGTTGACTTTCGCCCTCGGCGTCGCGCTCGGCGGCGGCATTCTCGAGGCCAGCCATCTGATGCGCGGCGGCGAACTGGTGGTGGCGGATTTCCGCATCGCCTTCGCCATCGTGGCGGCGGTGTGCGCGGTGTCGGTGATCATGTTCCTCAGGCTGCCGCGCGATGCCGGCCGACATCTCGCCCAGGAGGGCGTGGGAGCCTCAGGCGGCGAGTAG
- a CDS encoding MAPEG family protein: MSANALWLLAALWVQGALALALVWILGRRRLPLIGQGTIAIDEIAVSKHPWPLRAQLASNALDNQFQLPVLLYVAGFAALHLGPTLLEVALAWVFVASRLVHAAIHVTSNHVVRRFSAYMIGYIAIIALWIDLAVRLVALALAGGVHS, from the coding sequence ATGAGCGCCAACGCCCTCTGGCTGCTTGCGGCACTCTGGGTGCAGGGCGCTCTGGCATTGGCGCTGGTCTGGATACTGGGCCGGCGCCGGCTGCCGCTGATCGGGCAGGGGACGATCGCGATAGACGAAATCGCGGTCTCCAAGCATCCCTGGCCGCTCAGGGCGCAACTGGCATCGAACGCGCTGGACAACCAGTTCCAGTTGCCCGTGCTGCTCTACGTGGCCGGCTTTGCCGCGCTCCATCTCGGCCCGACCCTGCTCGAGGTGGCGCTGGCGTGGGTGTTCGTCGCCAGCCGACTGGTGCATGCCGCCATCCACGTGACCAGCAACCATGTGGTGCGGCGGTTTTCGGCCTATATGATCGGCTACATCGCCATCATCGCCCTCTGGATCGACCTGGCCGTGCGGCTGGTCGCCCTGGCCCTTGCGGGCGGGGTTCACTCGTAA
- a CDS encoding Ppx/GppA phosphatase family protein: MTDSDRSAAAAAPDGTARRRNRGNSRPGQIAKGSPPASKGEADRRTGNAPNPSPRRARGSVYAALDLGTNNCRLLIARPNEHGFRVLDGFTRIVRLGEGVSSTGRLGDAAMDRTIEALKLCRNKLRDHEPARMRLVATEACRAAENGSEFLKRVEDEVGLVLEIVDRRTEAELAVTGCADLIEKDAQGALMFDIGGGSSELAWLDFRGGRPRSQGRMAASIRSWQSLPVGVVSIAERFGGVDVTPETFEAMVAYVAGHLRQFRGREKLRQMIAEHPVHLIGTSGTVTTLAGLHLGLERYERQKVDGLWMTNGQVMETMKVLLGMPFERRTNHPCIGRDRADLVLPGCAIFEAIRREWPTERVRVADRGLREGILISLMDADRTFKRPSRPAPRSSRYA, from the coding sequence GTGACCGATTCCGATCGGTCCGCAGCTGCCGCCGCTCCCGATGGGACGGCGCGGCGCCGCAACCGGGGCAACTCCCGCCCGGGTCAGATCGCCAAGGGAAGCCCGCCGGCTTCCAAGGGCGAAGCGGATAGGCGGACAGGCAACGCCCCGAATCCGTCGCCGCGCCGGGCGCGCGGTTCGGTTTATGCAGCCCTCGACCTCGGTACGAACAATTGCCGCCTGCTGATCGCCAGGCCGAACGAACATGGCTTCCGGGTCCTGGACGGGTTCACCCGCATCGTCAGGCTCGGGGAGGGGGTCTCCTCCACGGGGCGCCTGGGTGACGCGGCCATGGACCGCACTATCGAGGCGCTCAAGCTCTGCCGCAACAAGCTGCGTGACCACGAGCCGGCCCGCATGCGCCTGGTGGCGACCGAAGCCTGCCGCGCCGCCGAGAACGGCTCGGAATTCCTCAAGCGCGTCGAGGACGAGGTCGGGCTGGTGCTCGAGATCGTCGACCGCCGCACCGAGGCCGAACTGGCCGTCACCGGTTGCGCGGACCTCATCGAGAAGGACGCGCAGGGCGCGCTGATGTTCGACATCGGTGGCGGCTCGTCGGAGCTCGCCTGGCTGGATTTCCGCGGCGGCAGGCCGCGCAGCCAGGGGCGCATGGCCGCTTCCATCCGGTCCTGGCAATCGCTGCCGGTGGGCGTGGTGTCAATCGCCGAGCGCTTCGGAGGCGTGGACGTGACGCCCGAAACCTTCGAGGCCATGGTGGCTTACGTCGCCGGACACCTGCGTCAGTTCCGGGGCAGGGAGAAGCTGCGCCAGATGATCGCCGAGCACCCCGTGCACCTGATCGGCACCTCGGGCACGGTGACGACCCTGGCGGGCCTGCACCTGGGCCTCGAGCGCTACGAGCGCCAGAAGGTCGATGGGCTGTGGATGACCAACGGACAGGTCATGGAGACCATGAAGGTGCTGCTCGGCATGCCGTTCGAGCGCCGCACCAACCATCCCTGCATCGGGCGCGACCGCGCCGACCTGGTGCTGCCCGGCTGCGCCATCTTCGAGGCGATCCGCCGCGAATGGCCGACCGAACGCGTGCGGGTCGCCGACCGTGGCCTGCGCGAGGGCATCCTGATTTCCCTGATGGACGCGGACCGCACGTTCAAGCGCCCGTCGCGACCGGCCCCGAGGAGCAGCCGTTATGCCTGA
- a CDS encoding RsmB/NOP family class I SAM-dependent RNA methyltransferase, translating into MRLPGRLSAAIEVLADMEARKRPVSEALKAWGLNNRFAGSGDRAGIGNMVYDVLRRRASHAWAMGSDDPRALVLSVAVREWGETPEGLNAAFEGDNFAPAPITAEEATRLTAHDPLAGAPDAVKADIPDWAGPSLAYLGDWVAEGRAMTERPPVDLRVNTLKATSDKVRKALSRFTPADTFAANGLRMFAGGKDARTPNVQSDEGYIKGWFEVQDLGSQAVATLAGARPGEQVLDLCAGGGGKTLAMAADMGNKGQIFAYDSDRSRLAPIYDRLKRNGVRNVQVRAPEPGALDDLAGKIDRVLIDAPCTGTGTWRRRPDTKWKLSSEQIATRLGEQAALLVEGATYVKAGGHLVYVTCSLLADENRNQIERFLAEHADFKAVSGEGLWNEAFGEAVGTPYFGPEGGVTLTPHRTGTDGFYVCVMRRG; encoded by the coding sequence ATGCGTCTGCCCGGCCGACTGTCCGCCGCCATCGAAGTGCTCGCCGACATGGAGGCGCGCAAGCGTCCGGTTTCCGAGGCGCTCAAGGCCTGGGGCCTCAACAACCGCTTTGCGGGGTCGGGCGACCGGGCCGGTATCGGCAACATGGTCTATGACGTGCTGCGCCGCCGTGCGTCCCATGCCTGGGCGATGGGCTCGGACGATCCGCGCGCGCTGGTGCTCAGCGTAGCCGTGCGCGAATGGGGCGAGACGCCCGAAGGGCTCAACGCAGCCTTTGAGGGCGACAACTTCGCGCCCGCGCCCATCACCGCGGAAGAGGCGACGCGCCTGACCGCGCACGATCCGCTGGCCGGCGCGCCCGATGCCGTAAAGGCCGATATTCCCGATTGGGCCGGCCCCTCGCTCGCCTATCTCGGCGACTGGGTGGCCGAGGGCCGCGCCATGACCGAGCGACCGCCGGTGGACCTGCGGGTCAATACGCTCAAGGCCACTTCCGACAAGGTCCGCAAGGCGCTCTCGCGCTTCACCCCCGCCGATACCTTCGCGGCCAACGGGCTTCGCATGTTCGCGGGCGGCAAGGATGCGCGCACGCCAAACGTGCAGTCCGACGAAGGCTACATCAAGGGCTGGTTCGAGGTGCAGGACCTCGGCAGCCAAGCGGTCGCGACGCTGGCCGGCGCCCGTCCGGGCGAGCAGGTGCTGGACCTCTGCGCCGGCGGTGGCGGCAAGACGCTGGCGATGGCCGCCGACATGGGCAACAAGGGCCAGATCTTCGCCTATGACAGCGACCGCTCGCGGCTGGCCCCGATCTACGACCGGCTCAAGCGCAACGGCGTGCGCAACGTGCAGGTGCGCGCTCCCGAGCCGGGAGCGCTCGACGACCTCGCAGGCAAGATCGACCGTGTGCTGATCGACGCGCCGTGCACCGGCACGGGCACGTGGCGGCGGCGGCCGGACACCAAGTGGAAACTCTCCTCCGAGCAGATCGCGACGCGCCTGGGCGAGCAGGCGGCGCTGCTGGTCGAGGGCGCGACCTATGTGAAGGCAGGCGGGCACCTGGTCTACGTGACCTGCTCGCTGCTGGCCGACGAGAACCGGAATCAGATTGAGCGGTTTCTCGCAGAACATGCTGATTTCAAAGCGGTTTCCGGCGAAGGGCTTTGGAACGAAGCCTTTGGCGAGGCGGTTGGGACGCCGTATTTCGGACCCGAAGGCGGCGTGACGCTGACCCCGCACCGGACGGGAACGGATGGGTTTTATGTCTGCGTGATGCGGCGGGGGTAG
- the guaB gene encoding IMP dehydrogenase produces MAKIITTITGDMALTFDDVLLQPARSDILPTQTDIRTRVTKDIELNLPILSSAMDTVTEANMAIAMAQAGGLGVIHKNLTPEQQAEQVRQVKSFESGMVVNPITIGPDATLADALALMERNRISGIPVVENGGTGGRMAGRLVGILTNRDVRFASNPRQRIAELMTHENLVTVRDGVSKDDAKRLLHKHRIEKLLVVDENGRCVGLITVKDIEKAQLNPNAVKDAQGRLRVAAASGVGDAGFERSMALIEAGVDMLVIDTAHGHSTGVMGMVERVKRESNSTRIMAGNVATAEAVRALIDAGADAVKVGIGPGSICTTRVVAGVGVPQLAAVMSCAEEGDKHGVPVIADGGIKFSGDMAKALAGGASCVMVGSLLAGTDESPGEVYLYQGRSYKSYRGMGSVGAMGSGSADRYFQQDVKDSLKLVPEGIEGQVPYKGPVGAVLHQLQGGLRAAMGYTGAHTLEDFRKNSTFVKISGAGLSESHVHDVSITREAPNYRGR; encoded by the coding sequence TTGGCGAAGATCATTACAACTATCACTGGTGATATGGCGCTCACGTTCGACGACGTGCTGCTCCAGCCCGCGCGCTCGGACATCCTGCCCACGCAGACCGACATCCGCACGCGGGTGACCAAGGACATCGAACTCAACCTGCCGATCCTCTCCTCGGCCATGGATACGGTGACCGAGGCCAACATGGCCATCGCCATGGCGCAGGCCGGTGGCCTGGGGGTCATCCACAAGAACCTGACGCCCGAGCAGCAGGCCGAGCAGGTTCGCCAGGTCAAAAGCTTCGAAAGCGGCATGGTGGTGAACCCGATCACCATCGGCCCGGACGCCACCCTTGCCGATGCCCTGGCGCTGATGGAGCGCAACCGCATCTCGGGCATTCCGGTGGTCGAGAACGGCGGCACCGGTGGCCGCATGGCCGGCAGGCTCGTCGGCATCCTCACCAATCGCGACGTGCGCTTCGCCTCCAACCCGCGCCAGCGCATCGCCGAGCTGATGACGCACGAAAACCTGGTGACGGTTCGCGACGGCGTTTCCAAGGATGACGCCAAGCGCCTGCTGCACAAGCACCGCATCGAAAAGCTCCTGGTGGTGGACGAGAACGGCCGCTGCGTCGGGCTCATCACGGTCAAGGACATCGAGAAGGCCCAGCTCAACCCCAACGCCGTCAAGGACGCCCAGGGACGCTTGCGCGTCGCTGCCGCCTCGGGCGTGGGCGATGCCGGCTTCGAGCGCTCCATGGCGCTGATCGAAGCGGGCGTGGACATGCTGGTAATCGACACCGCCCACGGCCACTCGACGGGCGTGATGGGCATGGTCGAGCGCGTCAAGCGCGAGAGCAACTCCACCCGCATCATGGCCGGCAACGTGGCGACGGCGGAAGCCGTGCGGGCCCTCATCGACGCCGGCGCCGATGCTGTCAAGGTCGGTATCGGGCCGGGCTCGATCTGCACCACGCGCGTGGTCGCCGGCGTCGGCGTGCCGCAGCTGGCGGCCGTGATGTCCTGCGCCGAGGAAGGCGACAAGCACGGCGTGCCCGTGATCGCCGACGGCGGAATCAAATTCTCAGGAGATATGGCTAAGGCCCTGGCCGGCGGCGCTTCCTGCGTAATGGTTGGCTCGCTCCTGGCGGGCACCGACGAAAGCCCGGGCGAGGTCTATCTCTACCAGGGCCGCTCCTATAAGTCCTACCGCGGCATGGGCTCGGTGGGCGCCATGGGCTCCGGCTCGGCCGACCGTTACTTCCAGCAGGACGTCAAGGACTCGCTCAAGCTCGTACCCGAGGGCATCGAGGGCCAGGTGCCCTACAAGGGCCCGGTGGGCGCGGTGCTCCACCAGCTCCAGGGCGGCCTGCGGGCGGCCATGGGCTATACCGGCGCGCACACCCTCGAGGACTTCCGCAAGAACTCCACCTTCGTCAAGATTTCTGGCGCCGGGCTCTCGGAAAGCCATGTCCACGACGTTTCCATCACGCGCGAAGCGCCGAACTATCGCGGCCGGTAA
- the dtd gene encoding D-aminoacyl-tRNA deacylase, which produces MRALIQRVSSAAVAVDGETVGAIARGLLVLVCAMQGDSDEKADWLARKVAKLRIFPDDAGRMNRSLLEIGGAALVISQFTLAADTKGNRPGFSTAAAPDDGRRLYERFSATLRAEGMEVANGVFGADMKVSLTNDGPVTIWLDTES; this is translated from the coding sequence ATGCGAGCCCTCATCCAGCGCGTTTCCTCCGCGGCCGTCGCCGTCGACGGCGAGACAGTCGGCGCGATTGCACGCGGTCTGCTGGTGCTGGTGTGCGCCATGCAGGGTGATAGCGACGAGAAGGCGGACTGGCTGGCGCGCAAGGTCGCCAAGCTGCGTATCTTCCCCGATGACGCCGGCCGCATGAACCGCTCGCTCCTCGAGATCGGCGGCGCGGCGCTCGTCATCAGCCAGTTCACGCTGGCGGCCGACACCAAGGGCAATCGCCCCGGCTTCTCGACCGCCGCCGCGCCCGATGACGGCCGCAGGCTCTATGAGCGCTTCTCCGCCACGCTGCGCGCCGAGGGAATGGAAGTGGCCAACGGCGTGTTCGGCGCGGACATGAAGGTCTCGCTGACCAACGATGGGCCGGTGACGATCTGGCTGGATACGGAAAGCTAG
- a CDS encoding RlmE family RNA methyltransferase, whose protein sequence is MPEIPTGKGAGRRSDRDLKVRVKTARKRKLSSTLWLERQLNDPYVAKARAEGYKSRAAFKLIELNDKYKLLRKGMRIVDLGAAPGGWSQVAAAEIGSTDERPLIVGIDYLDMDPIPGVILLKKDFTEDDAPDMLIEALGGHRPDLVMSDMAAPTTGHRATDHLRIMHLVEIAADFAIQVLNPGGAFIAKVFQGGTEHQLLHDLKRNFASTFHAKPPSSRSDSAEAYLVAKGFKGRSE, encoded by the coding sequence ATGCCTGAAATTCCAACCGGGAAAGGCGCAGGACGCCGTTCGGACCGTGACCTCAAGGTGCGCGTCAAGACCGCGCGCAAGCGCAAGCTCTCCTCCACGCTCTGGCTGGAACGCCAGCTCAACGACCCCTATGTCGCCAAGGCGCGGGCCGAGGGCTACAAGTCGCGCGCGGCCTTCAAGCTCATCGAGCTCAACGACAAATACAAGCTCCTGCGCAAGGGCATGCGTATCGTCGATCTCGGCGCGGCACCCGGCGGCTGGTCGCAGGTGGCGGCGGCCGAGATCGGCTCGACCGACGAGCGCCCGCTGATCGTGGGCATCGACTATCTCGACATGGACCCGATTCCCGGCGTGATCCTGCTCAAGAAGGATTTCACCGAGGACGATGCGCCCGACATGCTGATCGAGGCGCTCGGCGGGCACCGGCCGGACCTGGTGATGTCGGACATGGCAGCGCCCACGACGGGCCACCGGGCCACCGACCACCTGCGGATCATGCACCTGGTCGAGATCGCGGCGGACTTCGCCATCCAGGTGCTCAACCCCGGCGGCGCCTTCATCGCCAAGGTTTTCCAGGGCGGTACGGAGCACCAACTGCTCCACGACCTCAAGCGCAACTTCGCTTCGACCTTCCATGCCAAGCCGCCTTCCAGCCGCTCGGATTCGGCGGAGGCTTACCTCGTCGCCAAGGGCTTCAAGGGGCGCAGCGAGTAG